The Aspergillus oryzae RIB40 DNA, chromosome 5 genome segment AGTTGCCTGAGCTGGATGCCAGCGATACTGGCAGTTCCCCAGGCAAAAGTTCGATCTACAACTATTCCACCTGTGGTCAGTCACCCAACTTCGCTGACCCACACTCCATTCAGTGGcaccccaaccaccaccggGGCTTTGCATGCTTCTTCAATTGGCACTGGCATTCGCAGCCTGGGAATCCCACCCACAGCGACAACTTACCCTAGCGATGGGCAACTCCACGACCCTCAGCCAGGTCCATATATCCCAGCTGGGGGTATTGGAACTGGCGGAGAGACACCGGTTTATAACCCGAAGAGCGACTTTGACTATGAGTCGTTGGTATGTTTATAGAGGACTTATAGGTTGAGGGGCTCATATTAACTATCATACTAGGCCCTTGctctttatcaagaatataccgAACTTGATCTGTTCCACGATGGCTTGGCCCGCTTCTCGGTAGAAGAATTCACAGCTGCTGGGCTCACGGCTGAGGATCGTTTTCTGATCGAGTTCATGGCGGATCAGGAGGTTGGACATGCAACGATGGTTACCAACATACTGGGCGCCGAAGCCCCTAGGATGTGCACCTATAACTACCCGTATACCACGGTACACGAGTTTGTGGACTTCTGTCAGAAGCTCACTCGCTTTGGGGAGTCTGGTGTTTATGGCTTCTTGCCCCATCTCAATTCGCGCGAAGCAGCAatacttcttctccagtCGATTACCACAGAAGCTAGGCAGCAAATGATTTTCCGTCAATTCGAAGGACTTTTCCCGATGCCGGTCTGGTTTGAAGTTGGTGTGCCCCAGTCTTGGGCGTGGACATTACTGGCACCTTACATCAGCTCGTGTCCCGAGAATCAGACCAAGTTGGCCTGGCAGAACTTCCCTGCCTTATACATCGAAAACCAGCCGAACCCGGTGAGAATCAATGGATCATCTGCCTTCAATGAGACCGTAGGAGGAGGTGTGAATTCATTGAACAGTACCGCTGTCCCCAGCGACGCCTCGTGTGTCAACTCCACTACCGTGGGCTTTAGCTGCTATCCTGCGATTACGCACAACCGCACGCTACCCCTGTCATGGCCAGGCCGAGAGGTCTTTCTGCACTGGGATGAACCAGGTCGACCAGTCGGACCTAACAACAGCTACATCACCTCGACTAGTGCTGGAGATCCAAAATACGTAGTGTGGGTAACGCAGTTGAATGTGACATATTCGCCCCTAGAAATAACGGGCGACAACTGCGGATTGACAATTCAACCTGATGTACAAACTTATGCCGGAGATCCTGCAGTTAATGGCACCATGTTTATCGCGATCACAGACTCAGACCCCTATCTGAGCCCGTTCAACCTCTCAATGATTAACCCCCACGTGGTTGCTGGCCCGGCCCTCTATCAATCCGGTTGAATATATCAACTTGAGCAGTGTATAAGCAGATAAGCTGAAGAATATCAATGATCCGTTGGACATTCCATTTCCAAGATGGTGTCTTCCATTTTGAAGCAAGGGAGGAAGCTTGGTGACGGGCGCGTTCCTTTTCATTGACGCGCACTCACTGAGACAATTCGTATGGAAATATGCGGGAAGGCCTGATTGATGCTCCTACGTTGCAAAAATTATCCTTTTTATATAGCCATGGTCAGGTAAAATTCTCAATTTAAGGAGTGTGTATAGAGATGCATGATATGACATGTCCATAAATAGTAACGTTTAACTCCGCTAATGTCCGGCGGCGATCATAATATTTATCCCGACTTGACAGGTGAGCTTTTTCCATCGACAACCGTTCAGACACCTATAGCCCAACAAACCTCGAATTACTCATACACTTAATTTCTCTACACTACCCCGCCAGTATGGAAGCACCTAGGAATCGAAAGCAACGGCGAGCAGCTGCCGCCGCCTCCAAGAGCGACACCGACTCAACCTTCGATCCGTCCTCCATCCCGATGGCCCATCCACCCCGAAACACGACGAAGAACccgaaagaaaagaccctAGTCGAATTGATAGCTGAGCGGGAGAAGGAACTTCTAGGTCTGGGTCAGGACAGGAGTTCGACCGGAACGGGCGGTTCGACCCCTGGGATGGAGACCCGATTCGTGAGCATCGACCCGACGTCCGGCGAGATTTCCAACTTGGACGCATCCAAACTCCCAAACGAACAACAAGGGACGAAAGGATCCATCATGAGGTCAGCGTCGGACGAGAATTCAGGatcggaggaagacgagggcGCGCCAATCCCACCGTTCATCGACACGGTGCTGCTTTCCGTGCCCCTGACGACGTTACACATGACGTTGGCCTATCTCGCGGCTCATCAGTACGCAGAATACATCGTGTTGGACAAACTTATCCGCGAATCTGTATTCGTTGCCTTTCCGATCCTGACATTTGCTATTCACCTGGCACATGGGCATATTGTGTCCCTAGGGAATGCTCAGAGTTCAGAACACGTCTCGCTCATCCCGTTCAGCCGGGATAAACTATCGATCGCGTTTCTTCGAAAGCTGCTTTTCCCGCCGTCATTGCGGACTATGGTCTTCCTTCCGCTTGCTATCTACCTTGGGGCCAAGCTGATGGCTATGACCAACGAAGAGCCATACTACGCTGTTATGAAGCGAGCGCCTTCTATTGGAACACTGTGGGTGTGGAGCATTCTGGAGATCCCAGTAGGTGCGGCTGTATTGGGGGCATTAGGGCCAATGATCTGGGGTGTGTGGTGGAAGGGTTACGGCATTTTCTGAGCGGGGACACACAGCAGCAATTACCGGAGGGTCCGAATATCTGACCAGGGATGTCCTGCCCGACCCATGCTTACGCTACTTCAGTTGGATTTCACATTATTCTATCTCCAACTGCCTCTGTAGGTCAGCCGGCACACGTGCCCGCAGCCGTATAACGGAAGTGTTCGGGATAAGCGAGACTTGTTTGGGCTCAAGCCGAATAGCAACGTCACCATGCAGGATAGATGGTCTAGAGTACTAGATTCGAGGACGCAACAACGTTGTATGCATGAAATGTCGAGGGGGTTCGGACGGGTTCGGCCTGGGACTGCAGTGGCACTGCATACATCACAACGGACATCTGGCAGACAACAGTGGGCCAGCTCTGCATACACAATAGTAGTGGGTATCTTGGGCAGGGAATAGTGTGGCCCAGGCCTCTAGGCAGAGCAATCATTTTACATACTACAAGCAGGAATTTTTCTTGCGAAAATCCCAGCACAGCATGTGAATATCACTTATTGGCTGCGACTTTCCGGTGACACCATAACAGCAGGCTATCAGGATTCTCAATTCCCGGTTTTTTGCCGAAACGGCTGAATTACATCCAATATAATCCATCTGGGAAATTTACGGGCGAGTAAATAGCATCCTGGCGGGAAGAGAGGCTGCCTCGGGGTCGACGTGGCGACAGACTAGTCGGGGACTAGGTTGATCGTTCCTGGTCGACTGAGCCTTGCCTCGCTTGCGGCCCCAAGATTGGATGGAATACGCCGGGGTACAACCGGGATTGAAACCCGACAGCTGTATCCCTGTGCACAAGCGACGGTGCCTTGAATCCAAGCGAACGTGGTGGTGTCTGCAGCTAAAGGAAACTATGTCACATGACGATATGCAACCCCAGTTACTCGACGTCCGTTCTCGAATAGAGCGATATGGCCCTTCCACTCGCTGGTATCATTGGCGACAGCCAGTGACTAGTTGCTATCGTCACGACCGTCACCAATCCTTGGGGTTTCGCTCTCTTTCAGTGATCGGcaaggaggggaaatggagGCACGAAAGCGGCGCAGCTTCACCATCACCTAGCGCGCCAGGCGCATAGTCACCGGGCTTTGGAGGCAGAACGAGTATCTCCACCCTCCATTACCTCTTCGAGAGACCCGTCGATAGTCCGAATTGGAATCTCAGAGAAGCGGGGCTAGAGTGGAGGAGGGGTTCGAAGCCCTTCGAGGGCTGATCATAGATGGACCGAGGAGAAAAGCTCACACCACGATCTGAGCGCGCGGATCAACCGGGCAGAAGCACGGATTGAAGGAGCAGCCGTCCGATCCGGCAAAGCAAATCCAATAGTCAAAAGGAGGATCGATGACAGCTGATGGCGTGTAACCTTCCGAAAGCAGGAAAG includes the following:
- a CDS encoding ferritin-like domain-containing protein (predicted protein); the protein is MSGTRDCQISQNSNSRTIPINADLPTFPQAKVRSTTIPPVVSHPTSLTHTPFSGTPTTTGALHASSIGTGIRSLGIPPTATTYPSDGQLHDPQPGPYIPAGGIGTGGETPVYNPKSDFDYESLALALYQEYTELDLFHDGLARFSVEEFTAAGLTAEDRFLIEFMADQEVGHATMVTNILGAEAPRMCTYNYPYTTVHEFVDFCQKLTRFGESGVYGFLPHLNSREAAILLLQSITTEARQQMIFRQFEGLFPMPVWFEVGVPQSWAWTLLAPYISSCPENQTKLAWQNFPALYIENQPNPVRINGSSAFNETVGGGVNSLNSTAVPSDASCVNSTTVGFSCYPAITHNRTLPLSWPGREVFLHWDEPGRPVGPNNSYITSTSAGDPKYVVWVTQLNVTYSPLEITGDNCGLTIQPDVQTYAGDPAVNGTMFIAITDSDPYLSPFNLSMINPHVVAGPALYQSG
- a CDS encoding uncharacterized protein (predicted protein): MEAPRNRKQRRAAAAASKSDTDSTFDPSSIPMAHPPRNTTKNPKEKTLVELIAEREKELLGLGQDRSSTGTGGSTPGMETRFVSIDPTSGEISNLDASKLPNEQQGTKGSIMRSASDENSGSEEDEGAPIPPFIDTVLLSVPLTTLHMTLAYLAAHQYAEYIVLDKLIRESVFVAFPILTFAIHLAHGHIVSLGNAQSSEHVSLIPFSRDKLSIAFLRKLLFPPSLRTMVFLPLAIYLGAKLMAMTNEEPYYAVMKRAPSIGTLWVWSILEIPEFFLRKSQHSM